Proteins encoded together in one Chitinophaga lutea window:
- a CDS encoding class I SAM-dependent methyltransferase, which yields MSTERKNHWEKVYETKSPAEVSWTQAIPQTSLDFINGFGLPKSAHIIDVGGGDSTLADHLLNEGYAHITVLDISAKALDKAKTRLGEKAEQIRWVVSDITSFETPDTYDIWHDRAAFHFLTTPEQIHRYVAIAAAKVTGYLLIGTFSENGPEKCSGLPVRRYSEQELAAVFEKNFDKVQCITEDHTTPFGTKQHFLFCTFRKK from the coding sequence ATGAGCACGGAAAGAAAAAATCACTGGGAAAAAGTATACGAAACAAAAAGCCCGGCCGAAGTGAGCTGGACGCAGGCAATTCCGCAAACATCCCTCGATTTCATCAACGGGTTCGGCCTCCCCAAATCCGCACACATCATCGACGTCGGCGGCGGCGACAGCACGCTGGCCGATCACCTGCTCAACGAAGGATACGCTCACATCACCGTACTCGACATCTCGGCAAAGGCGCTCGACAAAGCAAAAACAAGGCTGGGAGAGAAGGCGGAGCAGATCCGATGGGTGGTGAGCGATATTACTTCCTTTGAAACTCCCGATACTTACGACATCTGGCACGACAGGGCGGCCTTTCACTTCCTCACCACGCCGGAACAAATCCACCGCTACGTCGCCATCGCGGCCGCAAAAGTGACCGGCTACCTCCTGATCGGCACATTCTCCGAAAACGGCCCCGAAAAATGCAGTGGCCTGCCCGTCCGGCGGTACAGCGAACAGGAACTGGCCGCGGTTTTTGAAAAGAATTTCGATAAGGTGCAGTGTATCACCGAAGATCACACCACGCCGTTCGGCACAAAGCAGCACTTCCTGTTTTGCACTTTCCGGAAGAAATAA